In Bacteroidota bacterium, the following proteins share a genomic window:
- a CDS encoding NADH-quinone oxidoreductase subunit C: protein MDSAIVEKIKSRFPSSILGVKVFRDETTLSIKKEELVSVCLFLRDDQDCAFDYLSDLCGADAYTPENRFEVVYNLYSLHHKQRLRLKVFTDETDLHVPSVTSVWPGAGWPERETFDMFGIVFDGNNDLRRMYMPEEFEYFPLRKDFPLMGIPDSIPLPRK, encoded by the coding sequence ATGGATTCAGCGATTGTAGAAAAAATTAAGAGCCGGTTTCCCTCGAGTATTCTGGGAGTAAAGGTGTTTCGGGACGAGACAACCCTCTCTATTAAGAAGGAGGAACTTGTCAGCGTTTGTCTCTTTCTCCGGGACGACCAGGACTGCGCATTCGATTATTTGAGTGATCTTTGCGGAGCGGACGCCTACACGCCGGAGAACAGGTTTGAAGTCGTTTACAACCTTTATTCTCTTCATCATAAGCAGCGATTGCGCCTTAAAGTCTTTACCGACGAGACGGATCTTCACGTGCCGAGTGTGACCTCCGTATGGCCTGGTGCCGGATGGCCGGAGCGCGAAACATTCGACATGTTCGGGATCGTCTTTGACGGGAATAACGATCTCCGCAGGATGTATATGCCTGAAGAGTTTGAGTATTTTCCTCTGAGAAAAGACTTCCCCCTCATGGGCATCCCCGATTCAATCCCACTACCCAGAAAGTAA
- the nuoB gene encoding NADH-quinone oxidoreductase subunit NuoB yields MGLEHALGDSIITTRIDAAINWCRKNSVWPMPLGISCCGIEMMALVDPRFDASRFGSEVMRFSPRQCDLLIVAGTTTYKMAKVVRKIYDQMPDPKWVIAMGVCTSTGGMYRTYSVVQGIDQFVPVDVYVAGCPPRPDNLLHAIMMIQEKIGRGESRSTPMTVAEERKEQRLLQIGV; encoded by the coding sequence ATGGGATTAGAACACGCTTTAGGCGACAGTATCATCACGACGAGAATTGACGCGGCCATCAACTGGTGCAGAAAAAATTCTGTCTGGCCGATGCCGCTCGGGATCTCCTGCTGCGGCATCGAGATGATGGCGCTCGTCGACCCGCGGTTCGATGCGTCGCGATTCGGCTCCGAGGTGATGCGCTTCTCGCCGCGCCAGTGCGATTTGCTGATCGTAGCGGGAACCACTACATACAAGATGGCCAAAGTCGTCCGGAAAATCTACGACCAAATGCCCGACCCGAAGTGGGTCATTGCGATGGGAGTTTGCACTTCGACCGGCGGGATGTACCGGACGTACTCCGTGGTCCAGGGAATCGACCAGTTCGTTCCTGTTGACGTCTACGTCGCCGGATGCCCTCCCCGCCCCGACAACCTCCTGCATGCCATCATGATGATCCAGGAAAAGATCGGCCGCGGAGAGAGCAGAAGCACTCCGATGACCGTTGCCGAAGAACGGAAGGAACAACGGCTGCTGCAGATCGGGGTGTAG
- a CDS encoding NADH-quinone oxidoreductase subunit A, whose translation MMTSYIPVILMLAAGLTLGIVLLKLHQWLGPHRPNDEKTSTYESGVEPVRSARERFSVKYYMVAVLFILFDIEVIFLYPWAVNFRALGLFGYIEMVIFIATLLIGYLYILKKGALKWD comes from the coding sequence ATGATGACATCGTATATTCCCGTTATTCTTATGCTGGCGGCAGGGCTGACCCTCGGCATCGTTCTTCTGAAATTACACCAGTGGCTCGGTCCGCATCGCCCGAACGATGAAAAAACTTCGACGTACGAAAGCGGCGTGGAGCCGGTCCGATCCGCCCGTGAACGATTTTCCGTAAAGTACTACATGGTTGCCGTCCTCTTTATCTTGTTTGACATCGAGGTCATCTTTCTCTATCCATGGGCGGTGAACTTTCGGGCCCTTGGATTGTTTGGATATATAGAGATGGTGATTTTCATCGCGACATTGCTGATCGGGTATCTGTATATCTTGAAGAAGGGTGCGTTGAAATGGGATTAG